A genome region from Pseudomonas sp. S06B 330 includes the following:
- a CDS encoding putative 2-dehydropantoate 2-reductase: MNTSSPRIGIIGTGAIGGFYGVMLARAGFDVHFLLRSEFDAINEHGIRIESAVHGTLQMPVQAYADVADMPPCDWLLVGTKTTSNVDMAPIIAKAAASDGKVVLLQNGLGVEKGLRPLLPDNLHLLGGLCFICAHREAPGVVRHQALGAVNLGYHSGPATDAVVRQNIAEAGADLFRQAGIDAKAMANLAQARWQKLVWNVPYNGLSVMLGASTTPLMADPHSRELIQAIMAEVVEGARSCGHTMPEGYAEQLFSMTEKMPDYWPSMYHDFTQKRPLELAAIYVEPLVRARKAGCSLPRIEALYQSLAFIDRHNR; the protein is encoded by the coding sequence ATGAACACTAGCAGTCCACGAATTGGCATCATCGGCACCGGCGCCATTGGCGGCTTTTACGGCGTGATGCTGGCCAGAGCGGGATTCGACGTGCATTTTCTCCTGCGTAGCGAGTTTGACGCCATCAATGAACATGGCATACGGATCGAGAGCGCCGTACACGGAACGCTGCAGATGCCCGTGCAGGCGTATGCCGATGTCGCCGACATGCCGCCCTGTGACTGGCTGTTGGTGGGTACCAAAACCACCAGCAATGTCGACATGGCGCCCATTATCGCCAAGGCCGCTGCCAGCGATGGCAAAGTGGTGCTGTTGCAGAATGGCCTGGGTGTTGAGAAGGGCCTGCGCCCGCTGCTGCCCGATAATCTGCATTTGCTTGGGGGCTTGTGTTTTATCTGTGCTCACCGCGAGGCGCCTGGGGTAGTTCGTCACCAGGCCTTGGGGGCGGTAAACCTGGGCTATCACAGCGGACCGGCAACCGATGCCGTCGTGCGTCAGAATATTGCCGAGGCCGGTGCCGACCTGTTCCGGCAAGCGGGCATCGATGCCAAGGCCATGGCTAACCTGGCTCAGGCTCGCTGGCAGAAGCTGGTGTGGAATGTGCCCTACAACGGTCTGTCGGTAATGCTGGGTGCCAGCACCACGCCATTGATGGCCGATCCGCACAGTCGCGAGCTGATCCAGGCGATAATGGCCGAAGTGGTGGAGGGCGCGCGCAGCTGTGGCCACACAATGCCTGAGGGCTATGCTGAGCAGCTGTTTAGCATGACGGAAAAGATGCCGGACTACTGGCCAAGCATGTACCACGACTTTACCCAGAAGCGACCTTTGGAGTTGGCGGCGATCTATGTTGAGCCGTTGGTGCGGGCGCGCAAAGCCGGTTGCAGTTTGCCGCGTATCGAGGCGCTGTATCAGTCGCTGGCGTTTATTGACCGGCATAATCGCTAG
- the oprI gene encoding outer membrane lipoprotei OprI: MNNVLKFSALALAAVLATGCSSVSKETEARLTATEDAAARAQARADEAYRKADDALAAAQKAQQTADEANERALRMLDKASRK, translated from the coding sequence ATGAACAACGTTCTGAAATTTTCTGCTCTGGCTCTGGCCGCAGTTCTGGCTACCGGTTGCAGCAGCGTATCGAAAGAAACCGAAGCTCGCCTGACCGCTACTGAAGACGCAGCTGCTCGTGCACAAGCTCGCGCTGACGAAGCCTACCGCAAAGCTGACGACGCTCTGGCTGCTGCTCAAAAAGCACAACAGACCGCTGACGAAGCTAACGAGCGCGCTCTGCGTATGCTGGACAAAGCCAGCCGTAAGTAA
- a CDS encoding PilZ domain-containing protein has product MRGFLSHPDDVPVELALRQSPSLFRQRLHTISLGGIACNHPRAYRRGMAVEMIIPSLGENARYPGYVAWCQKQQEGYRVGIAFIDEQALFGARMSEQVCQIQHLYQQQAQSEAAPGDLEILAQQWVSLHANEFSEASLEATHTRQILI; this is encoded by the coding sequence ATGCGCGGTTTTCTGTCCCACCCGGACGATGTCCCGGTCGAGCTGGCCCTTCGCCAGTCGCCAAGTCTGTTTCGCCAACGGCTGCACACTATCAGCCTGGGTGGTATCGCCTGCAACCACCCCCGCGCCTACCGCCGCGGCATGGCCGTGGAAATGATCATTCCCTCCCTGGGTGAAAACGCCCGCTATCCCGGTTACGTAGCCTGGTGCCAGAAGCAGCAGGAGGGCTACCGGGTGGGCATCGCCTTCATCGATGAACAGGCCCTGTTCGGTGCACGAATGAGCGAGCAGGTCTGCCAGATCCAGCACCTCTACCAGCAGCAGGCGCAAAGCGAAGCCGCGCCTGGCGACCTCGAGATCCTCGCTCAGCAATGGGTCAGTCTGCACGCCAATGAGTTCTCCGAGGCCAGCCTTGAGGCCACGCATACCCGACAGATTCTCATTTAA
- a CDS encoding 3-deoxy-7-phosphoheptulonate synthase encodes MADLPIDDLNVASNETLITPDQLKKEIPLSATALKTVTAGREVVRNILDGKDHRLFVVIGPCSIHDIKAAHEYAERLKVLAAEVSDTLYLVMRVYFEKPRTTVGWKGLINDPYLDDSFKIQDGLHIGRQLLLDLAEMGLPTATEALDPISPQYLQDLISWSAIGARTTESQTHREMASGLSSAVGFKNGTDGGLTVAINALQSVSSPHRFLGINQEGGVSIVTTKGNAYGHVVLRGGNGKPNYDSVSVALCEQALAKAKIKPNIMVDCSHANSNKDPALQPLVMENVANQILEGNQSIIGLMVESHLNWGCQAIPKDLNDLQYGVSITDACIDWDATEKTLRSMHAKLKDVLPKRNRA; translated from the coding sequence ATGGCTGATTTACCGATCGATGACCTAAACGTTGCCTCCAACGAGACCTTGATCACCCCCGATCAGCTCAAGAAGGAAATCCCCCTCAGCGCCACCGCGCTCAAGACCGTGACTGCGGGCCGTGAAGTGGTGCGCAATATTCTCGACGGCAAGGATCACCGCCTGTTCGTGGTGATCGGCCCCTGCTCGATCCACGACATCAAAGCGGCCCATGAATATGCCGAGCGGCTCAAAGTCCTCGCCGCGGAAGTGTCCGATACTCTGTACTTGGTCATGCGCGTGTACTTCGAAAAACCACGCACCACAGTCGGCTGGAAAGGCCTGATCAACGACCCGTACCTGGACGACTCGTTCAAGATTCAGGACGGCCTGCACATCGGACGTCAACTGTTGCTGGACTTGGCAGAAATGGGCCTGCCGACCGCTACCGAAGCCCTTGACCCGATCTCCCCGCAGTACCTGCAGGACCTGATCAGCTGGTCGGCTATCGGCGCACGCACCACCGAATCCCAGACCCACCGCGAAATGGCCTCGGGCCTGTCCTCGGCCGTAGGTTTCAAGAACGGCACCGATGGCGGCCTGACCGTGGCCATCAATGCCCTGCAGTCGGTTTCCAGCCCTCACCGTTTCCTTGGTATCAACCAGGAAGGCGGCGTTTCCATCGTCACCACTAAAGGCAACGCCTACGGTCACGTGGTGCTGCGCGGTGGTAACGGCAAGCCGAACTATGATTCGGTCAGTGTCGCGCTGTGCGAACAGGCGCTGGCCAAGGCCAAGATCAAGCCAAACATCATGGTCGACTGCAGCCACGCCAACTCCAACAAGGATCCGGCCCTGCAGCCACTGGTGATGGAGAACGTCGCCAACCAGATCCTCGAAGGCAACCAATCGATCATCGGCCTGATGGTAGAAAGCCACCTGAACTGGGGCTGCCAGGCGATTCCAAAGGACCTCAATGACCTGCAGTACGGTGTTTCGATCACCGACGCCTGCATCGACTGGGACGCCACCGAGAAGACCCTGCGCAGCATGCACGCCAAGCTCAAGGACGTACTGCCCAAGCGCAACCGCGCCTGA
- a CDS encoding 5'-nucleotidase: MSKSLGDKLVVAISSRALFDLSESHRLYLAQGVEAYRQYQIEHEDEVLEPGDAFPLVQKLLGLNAHLGQPRVEVVLVSRNSADTGLRVFNSIEHHGLGIYRAAFVGGRSPYPYLAAFGCHLFLSTDADDVRSALEAGFAAATILSGGARRAASDELRIAFDGDAVLFSDESERVYQLGGLEAFQASERQSAREPLRGGPFKPFLAALNLLQKEFPEGTCPIRTALVTARSAPAHERVIRTLREWDIRLDESLFLGGLDKSAFLEAFAADVFFDDQAGHCERARSVVATGHVPHGISNEPTLG; encoded by the coding sequence ATGAGCAAGAGCCTCGGCGATAAACTGGTGGTCGCCATCTCCTCGCGAGCCCTGTTCGACCTGAGTGAAAGCCATCGCCTGTATTTGGCGCAAGGGGTCGAAGCCTACCGTCAATATCAGATCGAGCACGAAGACGAAGTGCTGGAGCCCGGTGATGCTTTTCCGCTGGTGCAGAAGCTGTTGGGGCTCAATGCCCATCTCGGCCAACCACGGGTTGAAGTCGTGTTGGTGTCGCGCAATAGCGCCGATACCGGCCTGCGGGTGTTCAACTCGATCGAGCATCATGGCCTGGGGATCTATCGCGCCGCCTTTGTCGGCGGGCGCAGCCCTTATCCTTACCTGGCGGCCTTTGGTTGTCATTTGTTCCTCTCCACCGATGCTGACGATGTGCGTAGCGCGCTTGAGGCCGGTTTCGCTGCAGCGACGATCCTTTCCGGAGGGGCGCGTCGAGCCGCCAGCGATGAGCTGCGGATCGCGTTTGACGGTGATGCGGTGTTGTTCTCTGACGAGTCTGAACGGGTCTATCAATTGGGTGGGCTGGAGGCGTTCCAGGCTAGCGAACGGCAGTCGGCGCGTGAGCCTTTGCGCGGTGGCCCCTTCAAGCCGTTTCTCGCTGCACTAAACCTGTTGCAGAAGGAGTTTCCCGAAGGGACTTGTCCGATTCGTACGGCTTTGGTCACCGCCCGTTCAGCGCCCGCTCATGAACGCGTGATCCGAACCTTGCGTGAGTGGGATATCCGCCTCGACGAGTCACTGTTTCTCGGTGGCCTGGACAAGTCGGCGTTCTTAGAAGCGTTCGCTGCCGATGTGTTTTTCGATGACCAGGCTGGTCATTGCGAGCGCGCGCGCAGTGTCGTGGCAACCGGTCATGTGCCCCATGGCATCAGCAATGAACCGACGCTGGGCTAG
- a CDS encoding ABC transporter permease, which yields MARLPFFRLFALALRQLLRDARAGELRVLFFALLVAVAASTAIGYFGARLNGAMMLRATEFLGADLVLQGSSPAQPEQLAQGTAAGLQHAQVVEFSSVIATDNGIQLSSVKAADSAYPLRGELRSAAEPYAKETSGGGPAAGEAWVEPRLLAALDLKIGDSIDVGMKTLRMSRVLTYEPDRAGNFYSLTPRVLINLADLEATGVVQPGSRVMYRYLWRGEPEALARYHDSVSKNLAPNQRLKDARDGNQQIGGALGKAERYLNMASLVAVLLAGVAVALSASRFATRRFDASALLRCLGLSRRQALGLFCLQLAILGSLAAFAGAVLGWLAQLGLFKLLQGLMPAQIPPGGLTPALAGIATGLVALAGFALPPLAALGRVPPLRVLRRDLLPVPPSSWLVYGAALLALGLIMWRLSLDLLLTFALIGGGLVAAVVLGGLLLLGLRSLRRLLVDSPLAWRLGLGQLLRHPLAAAGQSLAFGLILLAMALIALLRAELLDTWQNQLPKDAPNYFALNILPDDKSTFAQRLTEFSAEAAPLYPVIPGRLTEINGQAVQQIVSKESTGDRAVQRDLSLTWAADLPQGNTLSEGQWWRASPDSESSLPGVSVETELAQSLKLKLGDQLTFSIGGQQRQAVVSSLRTVNWDSFQPNFYMIFQPGTLQDLPTTYLTSFFLATGHDQQIVALSRAFPAVTILQVDALLEQLRSILAQVTLAVEYVLLFVLAAGLAVLFAGLQATLDERIRQGALLRALGAGRGLLIKARRIEFGLLGAASGLLAAIGCEVITLVLYRYAFDLSWSPHPWLLLLPVIGALLVGGAGVYGTRRALNASPLTVLREG from the coding sequence ATGGCCCGCCTGCCGTTTTTCCGCCTGTTTGCCCTGGCCCTGCGCCAGCTGCTTCGTGACGCCCGCGCCGGTGAACTGCGCGTGTTGTTCTTCGCCTTGCTGGTGGCCGTGGCGGCCAGCACTGCCATCGGCTACTTCGGTGCGCGCCTCAACGGCGCAATGATGCTGCGTGCCACTGAGTTTCTCGGTGCAGACCTGGTGCTGCAAGGCAGCTCGCCGGCCCAGCCCGAACAGCTTGCCCAGGGTACTGCGGCAGGCTTACAGCACGCCCAGGTGGTCGAATTTTCCAGCGTGATAGCGACCGACAACGGTATCCAGCTCTCGAGCGTCAAGGCGGCCGACAGCGCCTACCCGTTGCGCGGTGAACTGCGCAGCGCCGCTGAACCCTACGCCAAGGAAACCAGCGGTGGAGGCCCGGCGGCGGGTGAAGCCTGGGTCGAACCGCGGCTGCTGGCCGCGCTCGACCTGAAGATCGGCGACAGCATCGATGTCGGCATGAAAACCTTGCGTATGAGCCGGGTGCTGACCTACGAGCCGGACCGCGCCGGCAACTTCTACAGCCTGACCCCGCGGGTGCTGATCAACCTTGCCGACCTCGAAGCTACCGGTGTTGTCCAGCCCGGCAGCCGCGTCATGTACCGCTACCTTTGGCGTGGCGAGCCCGAGGCTCTGGCCCGCTATCACGACAGCGTCAGCAAAAACCTGGCGCCCAACCAGCGCCTGAAGGATGCTCGCGACGGCAACCAACAAATTGGTGGGGCCCTGGGTAAAGCCGAACGTTATCTGAACATGGCCAGCCTGGTGGCCGTGCTTCTGGCCGGTGTCGCCGTGGCCTTGTCGGCCAGTCGCTTTGCCACTCGCCGCTTCGACGCCAGCGCCTTGCTGCGCTGCCTGGGGCTGTCACGCCGCCAGGCGCTGGGCCTGTTTTGCCTGCAATTGGCAATCCTCGGCAGCTTGGCCGCCTTTGCGGGTGCCGTGCTGGGCTGGTTGGCCCAGCTTGGCCTGTTCAAATTGCTCCAAGGCCTGATGCCCGCGCAGATCCCGCCGGGCGGCCTGACGCCAGCACTGGCTGGCATTGCCACCGGCCTGGTAGCGCTGGCAGGCTTCGCCCTGCCGCCACTGGCTGCCTTGGGCCGGGTACCGCCGCTGCGTGTACTGCGCCGTGACCTGCTGCCGGTACCGCCCAGTAGTTGGTTGGTGTACGGCGCCGCCCTGCTTGCGCTCGGCCTGATCATGTGGCGCTTGAGCCTGGACCTGCTGCTGACCTTTGCCCTGATCGGTGGTGGCCTGGTTGCGGCTGTCGTCCTTGGCGGCCTGCTGTTGCTCGGCCTGCGCAGCCTGCGGCGCCTGCTCGTGGACTCGCCCCTGGCCTGGCGCCTGGGCTTAGGCCAACTGTTGCGCCACCCGCTGGCGGCCGCCGGGCAATCCCTGGCTTTCGGCCTGATCCTCTTGGCCATGGCCCTGATCGCTCTGCTGCGTGCCGAGCTTCTCGACACCTGGCAGAACCAATTGCCCAAGGACGCGCCAAATTACTTCGCACTGAACATTCTGCCCGACGACAAAAGCACCTTTGCCCAGCGCCTGACGGAGTTTTCGGCCGAGGCCGCGCCGCTCTACCCGGTTATTCCCGGGCGCCTGACTGAAATCAACGGCCAGGCCGTGCAACAGATTGTCAGCAAGGAATCCACCGGTGACCGTGCCGTGCAGCGCGACCTGAGCCTGACCTGGGCCGCCGACCTGCCGCAGGGCAACACCCTCAGCGAAGGTCAGTGGTGGCGAGCCAGTCCTGACAGTGAAAGCAGCCTGCCCGGCGTGTCGGTTGAAACCGAGCTGGCCCAAAGCCTTAAGCTCAAGCTCGGTGACCAGCTCACGTTCAGCATTGGCGGTCAGCAGCGTCAGGCCGTAGTCAGCAGCCTGCGCACGGTCAACTGGGACAGTTTCCAACCCAACTTCTACATGATCTTCCAGCCCGGTACCCTGCAGGACCTGCCAACCACTTACTTGACCAGCTTCTTCCTCGCCACCGGCCACGATCAGCAAATCGTGGCCCTGTCGCGAGCGTTCCCGGCCGTGACCATCCTGCAGGTCGATGCCCTGCTCGAGCAGCTGCGCAGCATCCTCGCCCAGGTCACCCTGGCAGTGGAGTACGTGTTGCTGTTTGTACTGGCCGCAGGGCTGGCAGTACTGTTTGCCGGACTGCAGGCAACCCTCGACGAGCGCATCCGCCAGGGCGCACTGCTGCGCGCCCTGGGTGCGGGGCGCGGCCTGTTGATCAAGGCCCGGCGTATTGAGTTTGGTTTGCTCGGTGCGGCCAGTGGTTTGCTGGCGGCCATTGGCTGCGAGGTGATCACCCTGGTGTTGTACCGCTATGCCTTCGACCTGAGCTGGAGCCCGCATCCGTGGTTACTGCTGCTGCCCGTGATCGGCGCCTTGCTGGTCGGTGGCGCTGGCGTCTACGGTACCCGCAGGGCACTCAATGCAAGCCCCCTGACCGTGCTGCGTGAGGGCTAA
- a CDS encoding universal stress protein translates to MIRSMLYATDLGVYAPFVMQHALALARTFNAELYVIHAVEPMGQFAESLLQSYLDEQTLDQLHSQGVNNVMANIEQKVLENFRDELGEEADLALIKAVRVRQGDPAQVILEQAQRLSVDLLIFGSHSQGAGVDIPIGRTAVRLLQLSPVPIYMVPLAQHLGRRKA, encoded by the coding sequence ATGATCCGTTCCATGCTGTATGCCACTGACCTCGGTGTATACGCGCCTTTTGTCATGCAACACGCGCTGGCGCTGGCGCGTACCTTCAATGCAGAGCTTTATGTGATTCATGCGGTCGAACCCATGGGGCAGTTTGCCGAGTCCCTGCTGCAGAGTTACCTGGATGAACAGACCCTGGATCAGTTGCACAGTCAGGGGGTCAACAACGTCATGGCCAACATTGAGCAGAAAGTCCTGGAAAACTTTCGTGATGAATTAGGTGAAGAAGCCGACCTGGCGCTGATCAAGGCAGTGCGCGTGCGTCAGGGCGATCCGGCCCAGGTGATCCTTGAGCAGGCCCAGCGCCTGAGTGTTGATCTGCTGATCTTTGGCAGTCATAGCCAGGGCGCGGGGGTTGATATTCCCATTGGCCGCACGGCCGTGCGCCTGTTGCAGCTGTCCCCGGTTCCGATCTACATGGTGCCTTTAGCCCAGCACTTGGGGCGTAGGAAGGCGTAA
- a CDS encoding ABC transporter ATP-binding protein, which translates to MGPSILSARNLSKVVPSAEGDLTILHELSLELKQGDSLAIVGASGSGKSTLLGLLAGLDLPSAGSVTLAGHDLGPLDEDQRARVRAEHVGFVFQSFQLLDSLNALENVMLPLELDGRRDAREHARNLLERVGLGQRLSHSPRQLSGGEQQRVAIARAFAAEPAVLFADEPTGNLDSHTGERISDLLFELNKERGTTLVLVTHDERLAQRCRRLIRLDAGHLVAPLEP; encoded by the coding sequence ATGGGCCCCAGCATTCTCAGTGCGCGCAACCTTAGCAAAGTGGTTCCCAGCGCGGAAGGCGACTTGACCATCCTGCACGAACTCTCACTGGAACTGAAACAGGGCGACAGCCTGGCCATCGTCGGTGCGTCGGGCTCAGGTAAGTCGACCCTGCTGGGCCTGCTCGCCGGTCTCGACTTGCCCAGTGCAGGCTCGGTGACCCTGGCCGGGCATGACCTCGGCCCCCTGGACGAAGACCAACGCGCCCGGGTACGCGCTGAGCATGTCGGTTTCGTGTTCCAGTCGTTCCAGTTGCTCGACAGCCTCAATGCCCTGGAAAACGTCATGCTGCCGCTGGAGCTGGACGGCCGCCGCGATGCCCGCGAGCATGCCCGCAACCTGCTTGAGCGGGTGGGCCTGGGCCAGCGCCTGAGTCATTCGCCACGCCAGTTGTCCGGGGGTGAACAGCAACGGGTCGCCATTGCCCGAGCCTTTGCCGCCGAACCGGCAGTACTGTTCGCCGACGAGCCGACCGGCAACCTCGACAGCCACACCGGTGAGCGCATCAGCGATCTGTTGTTCGAACTGAACAAGGAACGCGGGACCACCCTGGTGCTGGTCACCCATGACGAACGCCTGGCCCAGCGCTGCCGTCGTCTGATCCGCCTGGACGCCGGCCACCTGGTCGCGCCACTGGAGCCCTGA
- the greB gene encoding transcription elongation factor GreB produces MATNIISREGYLALKSELDHLWRTYRPEITAKVAWAASLGDRSENADYQYNKKLLREIDRRVRYLRKRLEDVKVVDYSPEQEGKVFFGAWVEIENDDGELKTFRIVGYDEIYGRNDYISIDSPMARALLKKAEGDEVVVQTPGGEATWYINRISYCPPGSTEGA; encoded by the coding sequence TTGGCCACAAACATCATCAGCAGAGAGGGTTATCTGGCACTCAAGAGCGAGCTGGATCACCTCTGGCGCACCTACCGCCCGGAGATTACCGCCAAGGTTGCCTGGGCGGCGTCACTGGGTGACCGCAGTGAGAATGCCGACTATCAGTACAACAAGAAGCTGCTTCGTGAGATCGACAGACGCGTACGTTACCTGCGCAAGCGCTTGGAAGATGTAAAAGTCGTCGACTATTCGCCTGAGCAGGAAGGCAAGGTGTTCTTTGGTGCCTGGGTGGAAATCGAGAACGACGACGGCGAGCTGAAGACATTCAGGATCGTCGGTTACGATGAGATCTATGGGCGAAATGACTACATCTCGATCGATTCGCCCATGGCCCGGGCGCTGCTGAAAAAAGCTGAAGGCGATGAGGTGGTGGTACAGACGCCTGGCGGCGAAGCCACCTGGTACATCAACCGCATCAGCTACTGCCCGCCGGGGTCAACCGAAGGCGCGTAA
- a CDS encoding GNAT family N-acetyltransferase, whose translation MSEALSIHHDQAGHQFETSVDGHRAYLTYMDLGKQTLDIYRTFVPNALRGRGIAAALTETALQYAEDMGYTVIPSCSYVERYMERQQRHSTKA comes from the coding sequence ATGAGCGAGGCGTTGTCCATCCACCATGACCAGGCGGGTCATCAATTCGAGACCAGTGTGGACGGTCATCGTGCTTACCTGACCTACATGGACCTGGGTAAGCAAACCCTGGATATCTACCGCACCTTTGTTCCCAATGCGTTGCGGGGTCGGGGTATTGCCGCGGCTTTGACCGAGACGGCGCTGCAGTATGCAGAGGACATGGGCTACACCGTGATTCCTTCATGTTCTTACGTGGAGCGTTACATGGAGCGCCAGCAGCGGCACTCCACCAAGGCTTGA
- a CDS encoding arylesterase, translating into MRVWLLSAGLALMCIAQGAAAGTVLIVGDSISAAFGLDTRQGWVALLEQRLATEGFDATVVNASISGDTSAGGQARLPALLAEHKPDVVVLELGGNDGLRGQQPKQLQQNLASMIDRSREAGAKVLLLGMRLPPNYGQRYTTAFAQVYQNLAAEKQVPLVPFFLEGVGGIPELMQADGIHPGQGAQARLLENAWPQLKPLL; encoded by the coding sequence ATGCGAGTGTGGTTATTGAGTGCTGGCCTGGCCTTGATGTGTATTGCCCAGGGTGCAGCCGCGGGGACCGTGCTGATTGTCGGCGATAGTATCAGTGCCGCTTTCGGCCTGGATACCCGCCAGGGGTGGGTGGCCTTGCTGGAGCAACGCCTTGCAACCGAGGGCTTTGACGCCACAGTGGTCAATGCCTCGATCAGTGGTGACACCAGCGCAGGAGGCCAGGCGCGGCTGCCGGCGCTGCTTGCAGAGCACAAGCCGGACGTTGTGGTGCTCGAGCTGGGAGGCAATGATGGCCTGCGTGGGCAGCAGCCCAAGCAATTGCAACAAAATCTTGCCTCGATGATCGATCGCTCCCGGGAAGCCGGTGCCAAGGTGTTGTTACTGGGCATGCGCTTGCCACCTAATTACGGTCAGCGCTACACCACGGCGTTCGCCCAGGTCTATCAAAACCTCGCAGCGGAAAAGCAGGTGCCGCTGGTGCCGTTTTTCCTTGAAGGGGTAGGGGGTATACCCGAGCTGATGCAGGCCGATGGCATTCATCCGGGGCAGGGGGCCCAGGCCCGGTTGCTGGAAAATGCCTGGCCGCAGCTAAAACCGCTACTTTGA
- a CDS encoding L,D-transpeptidase family protein: MLPRFPAVTRCLSLAALLAAGPAAALEFPLPQPGEDVIGQVQVIKAKYEDTFADIGTANDLGYLEMIAANPGVDPWLPGAGTEIILPTRFILPPGPREGIVINLAEYRMYYYPKGQNVVHTYPLGIGREGWGSPIANTRVTAKTPNPTWTPPASIRKEHAADGDILPTVVPAGPDNPLGPYKFTLGVPGYLIHGSNKKFGIGMRTSHGCFRMFNNNVLELSKMAPVGVAVRIINEPYKFGLSAGKVYLEAHTPLDDKGDPSVVDKHTAVINALLKREDLANNLRMNWDMVRDVVAAEDGMPVEIAVPTTGQQPMVSSVPLDMQ; the protein is encoded by the coding sequence ATGTTGCCGCGCTTTCCCGCCGTCACCCGTTGCCTGTCCCTGGCCGCCCTGCTGGCGGCAGGTCCCGCTGCTGCGCTGGAGTTCCCCCTGCCACAGCCTGGCGAAGACGTCATTGGCCAGGTCCAGGTGATCAAGGCCAAGTACGAAGATACCTTCGCCGATATCGGCACTGCCAATGACCTGGGCTACCTGGAAATGATCGCCGCCAACCCGGGCGTCGATCCCTGGCTCCCAGGTGCCGGCACCGAGATCATCCTGCCGACCCGGTTCATCTTGCCGCCGGGCCCGCGTGAAGGCATCGTCATCAACCTGGCCGAGTACCGCATGTACTACTACCCGAAAGGGCAGAACGTCGTGCACACCTACCCGCTGGGTATCGGTCGTGAGGGTTGGGGGTCGCCGATTGCCAACACTCGCGTCACCGCCAAGACGCCGAACCCGACCTGGACGCCACCGGCCTCGATCCGCAAGGAGCACGCCGCCGATGGTGACATCCTGCCGACGGTGGTGCCCGCGGGCCCGGATAACCCCTTGGGGCCGTACAAGTTCACCCTCGGTGTGCCGGGCTACCTGATCCACGGTTCGAATAAAAAGTTTGGTATCGGCATGCGCACCAGCCATGGCTGCTTCCGCATGTTCAACAACAATGTGCTGGAACTGTCGAAGATGGCCCCGGTCGGTGTTGCGGTGCGCATCATCAACGAGCCGTACAAATTCGGCCTCAGTGCGGGCAAGGTTTACCTCGAAGCGCATACGCCGCTGGACGACAAGGGCGATCCATCGGTGGTCGACAAGCACACGGCGGTGATCAACGCTTTGCTCAAGCGTGAAGACCTGGCCAACAACCTGCGCATGAACTGGGACATGGTCCGTGACGTGGTTGCCGCAGAAGACGGCATGCCGGTGGAAATTGCTGTGCCGACCACCGGCCAGCAACCGATGGTTTCCAGCGTACCGCTAGACATGCAATAA